The Solanum pennellii chromosome 11, SPENNV200 genome contains a region encoding:
- the LOC107004912 gene encoding adenylate kinase, chloroplastic-like isoform X2 has translation MASCSSLNFTAISSNPQKLPSSSISSPTVQRPFISHLSFSKSSSLHSDQIPIRTHCGKLRQPNGAGFVVLGCSRKKEPLRIMISGAPASGKGTQCELITQKYGLVHIAAGDLLRAEIAAGSENGKQAKEYMDKGKLVPNEIVVAMVKDRLNGPDSREKGWLLDGYPRSSSQAIALREFGFQPNLFILLEVPEEILVERVVGRRLDPVTGKIYHLKYSPPETEEIASRVTQRFDDTEEKVKLRLQTHRQNVEAVLSTYEDITVKVNGSGSKHEVFAQIDGSLTQLLEQKQEKLGTVAA, from the exons ATGGCTTCTTGCTCCTCTTTGAACTTCACAGCTATCTCCTCAAACCCCCAAAAGCTTCCCTCTTCATCAATATCTTCTCCCACTGTTCAGCGGCCCTTCATTTCCCACTTGTCATTTTCTAAATCTTCTTCCCTTCATTCAGATCAAATCCCTATCAGGACTCATTGCGGGAAACTCCGCCAGCCAAATGGTGCCGGTTTTGTg GTTCTTGGATGTTCTAGAAAGAAGGAACCTTTGAGAATAATGATATCTGGTGCTCCTGCTTCTGGAAAAGGAACACAATGCGAGCTCATTACCCAAAAG TATGGTTTGGTGCATATTGCTGCTGGAGATTTACTGAGGGCAGAAATTGCTGCAGGATCTGAAAATGGAAAGCAGGCAAAGGAATACATGGATAAAGGAAAACTGGTACCAAATGAAATTGTTGTGGCG ATGGTTAAAGACCGATTAAATGGTCCAGATTCACGCGAGAAGGGTTGGCTTTTAGATGGATACCCTCGGAGCTCTTCTCAAGCCATAGCACTCAGAGAATTTGGCTTCCAACCAAACCTCTTTATTCTTTTGGAA GTACCTGAAGAGATTCTTGTTGAGAGAGTGGTTGGTCGTAGGCTAGATCCAGTAACAGGGAAAATTTACCATTTGAAGTATTCTCCCCCAGAGACGGAAGAAATCGCTTCTAGGGTCACTCAGCGCTTTGATGACACAGAAGAAAAG GTAAAATTGCGTTTGCAAACTCACCGTCAAAATGTGGAAGCAGTTCTTTCAACGTATGAAGATATCACAGTCAAG GTGAACGGAAGTGGTTCCAAGCATGAGGTATTCGCTCAGATCGATGGTTCATTGACACAGCTTCTAGAACAAAAGCAAGAAAAGTTGGGAACAGTGGCAGCATAG
- the LOC107004912 gene encoding adenylate kinase, chloroplastic-like isoform X1, protein MASCSSLNFTAISSNPQKLPSSSISSPTVQRPFISHLSFSKSSSLHSDQIPIRTHCGKLRQPNGAGFVVLGCSRKKEPLRIMISGAPASGKGTQCELITQKPDEAGCLQQVHIINIKLYGLVHIAAGDLLRAEIAAGSENGKQAKEYMDKGKLVPNEIVVAMVKDRLNGPDSREKGWLLDGYPRSSSQAIALREFGFQPNLFILLEVPEEILVERVVGRRLDPVTGKIYHLKYSPPETEEIASRVTQRFDDTEEKVKLRLQTHRQNVEAVLSTYEDITVKVNGSGSKHEVFAQIDGSLTQLLEQKQEKLGTVAA, encoded by the exons ATGGCTTCTTGCTCCTCTTTGAACTTCACAGCTATCTCCTCAAACCCCCAAAAGCTTCCCTCTTCATCAATATCTTCTCCCACTGTTCAGCGGCCCTTCATTTCCCACTTGTCATTTTCTAAATCTTCTTCCCTTCATTCAGATCAAATCCCTATCAGGACTCATTGCGGGAAACTCCGCCAGCCAAATGGTGCCGGTTTTGTg GTTCTTGGATGTTCTAGAAAGAAGGAACCTTTGAGAATAATGATATCTGGTGCTCCTGCTTCTGGAAAAGGAACACAATGCGAGCTCATTACCCAAAAG CCGGATGAAGCTGGGTGCCTGCAACAAGTTCACATTATCAATATCAAGCTG TATGGTTTGGTGCATATTGCTGCTGGAGATTTACTGAGGGCAGAAATTGCTGCAGGATCTGAAAATGGAAAGCAGGCAAAGGAATACATGGATAAAGGAAAACTGGTACCAAATGAAATTGTTGTGGCG ATGGTTAAAGACCGATTAAATGGTCCAGATTCACGCGAGAAGGGTTGGCTTTTAGATGGATACCCTCGGAGCTCTTCTCAAGCCATAGCACTCAGAGAATTTGGCTTCCAACCAAACCTCTTTATTCTTTTGGAA GTACCTGAAGAGATTCTTGTTGAGAGAGTGGTTGGTCGTAGGCTAGATCCAGTAACAGGGAAAATTTACCATTTGAAGTATTCTCCCCCAGAGACGGAAGAAATCGCTTCTAGGGTCACTCAGCGCTTTGATGACACAGAAGAAAAG GTAAAATTGCGTTTGCAAACTCACCGTCAAAATGTGGAAGCAGTTCTTTCAACGTATGAAGATATCACAGTCAAG GTGAACGGAAGTGGTTCCAAGCATGAGGTATTCGCTCAGATCGATGGTTCATTGACACAGCTTCTAGAACAAAAGCAAGAAAAGTTGGGAACAGTGGCAGCATAG